The Silene latifolia isolate original U9 population chromosome Y, ASM4854445v1, whole genome shotgun sequence sequence GCATTGTGAGCCAGAAGTATCCCTGCCTCAgtgccttgttggacaggctcttgccccctgcatggtttccacattctccactgtggagagcatgcaagaCAGCCTGAGATTCTTCccgatccaggcatctgaggtagggtccagcgaGGGATTTCCTAAATAGAACACcatcaattagtatgaatctggaTGCTCTCATTCTAAAGCTCCTTACCTCCTTTTTATATGCTGGTAGGATATCATTCTGCAGCCAGTCTAAGTAAGGTTTCCTCCAGTCTGGAGTATTTTCTTCACTGCTGTTGCTGCACACCATTTCTGCTTCATGCTGAGATTTTAGTGTTGCTGGCTCCAgcacgtggacaattggtatCGTGGAGATGATTCCTGctttgaaggttgcccccagggtggctagtgcgtctgcttctgcattctggtccctggggatttgcttgatgttgaaCGTGACAAATCtgtttttcagctcctttgctACGTCTAGATATGCCATCATCCTGGGATCCCTGGCCTCATAGCAATCATTAACATGGTTAACTATAAGCTTAGAATCACTGCAAACCTGAAGGCGTCTGATTTTTAGATCCAGAGCCAGCTTCAGACCTAGGATCAGtgcctcatattctgcttcgttgtttgtggctttgaattcacatcgtACAGCCTGGACTATGAGGTCTCCCTGGGGTGATTTGAGGACCAGTCCTACTCCTGCTCCTTTGGCGTTGGAGGCTCCGTCCATATGTAGCTCCCATACTTGTTCCCCTTTATCTTCTTCCAGATTCAGAATGTCCTGTTCGGCCCGGGTCCGGAGTCTTTGCGTAAGTCGACACAAAGTCCGCGTAGCCCGAGATTTTATGGCCGTACGGGATTCAAACTCCAAATCGTAACCGCTCAAGTGCACGGACCATTTAGCCATTCTTCCTGACAATTCTGGTTTTCTCATGATAGTTTTAAGAGGATAATTAGTTATCACAGAAATTGTATGAGACTCGAAGTAGGGACGCAATTTATGGGATGCAGAATTAGTGCAAGGACAAGTTTTTCTAGTGACGTGTACCGGTCTCTACCGAAGCAGACTTACCGATGTAATATACTTGGATGCTTTGTGATCCTTCCCGCTCTCGTACTAGTATCGCACCGATCGCGCTTCGTGGATCGATGATACAGAACAGTGGTTCTCCCGCTCGCTCCGACAGAGAGGTGGGTCTTGAGATAACGCTTGACTCCCGAAATGCTTTCGTGATCATCCGTACACTcaaatctttggctttttctgagtACATCATAAAATAGTCTGCATCTGTCCgaggatctggatatgaatctgcTCAAGGCCGCCACTCTTCCAAATCGGCCGGACGTCTTTCGGTTTCTGTGGTGACTCCAGCTGCAGAATTGCTTTGATTTGTTCGGTGTTGGCCTCTATCCCCCTCTGGATCACCATATACCCTAGGAATTTTCCACTGGATACTCCAAAGGTACACTTCGTAGGATTCAGCTTCATTTGATATTTCATGAGGGTATTGAAAGTTTCTGCCAGGTGCTGGTGGTGATGTGAAGCCTGCTTCGATTTGacgaccatatcgtctatgtatacttccatagtttggcctatttgctctttaaacatcatgtttaccACCTCGATAGGTAGATCCCGCATTTTTCACCAAAAGGCATGACATTATAACAAAGAGATACCTCGCTTGGATCCGAATGTCTTTTTTTTCCGGTCACTGGGGTGCATTTTTATCTGGTTATATCCGCTCCAGgcatccaggaatgtcagcatctagtgccctgcagtggcatccaccatggCATCTATGTGTGGTAGTGGAAATGGATCCTTCGGGCAAGCTTTATTTAAATCCGTGAAATCGACGcagaccctccacttgccattcttcttcggaaccaccaccacattagacaaccattctaGATACTTTACCTCTCGAATTTTTCCCCGCAGCAAGGTGTTATCTACCTCTTTGTTTATGACCTGGTTCCTTTCtttaaaaattttcttcttttctgctgcacaggtttatagcttggatccacacttagcttgtgagttatcacacttgggtctatccctatcatatcatcatgtgaccaagcaaagcagTTTATGTTAGTTCTCAATAACCGAACAAGTTCTTCACGAATTTTACCTGTACATTCGGATCCAATGAGAACAGTTCGTTCTGGATGCAGCGCGTCTAGGATGACTTCGTCCAGCTCTGATTATGGATCCAGgctgccatcctggtgtctgctgTAATCCTCCGATCCAGGCTCCACTGGTGAACTAGTTGCAGGATGGAATTGCTGCATTGAGGACAGGTCTAGATTGCCATCCTGgtgtctggtgtgcgggggtaccTGAAAAAGGTGGAAGGTCAGATCCTGATGAGGTGTTAAACAAAGCGTTACCTGTTGTCTGCTGCAGACTGGGTGGACTATCAAATGATAGGCATCCCAATCCTCTGGGCTCAATTGGTTCGCTGGGTGCTATTCCTAccaggtgtaacaccccctcataccaaggtgcatTATCAGGACCAccttaccatgaaagtgtgttaccatctcggttgcccgaggttagtacatatcaaaatcgtctgaactgagcacatttattaaaatactgtaaagcataaagtttacaacatcccaaatccaaatactggtttaacaaaatacaatCTCCAAAgtttaacaataaaagaaatacaatctaagactcagacggtgatgctatgactggtgatggcgATACTCCCAAGACAGttcccaagctcacactagcaatacctgtcaagcctgctcaccatccccgaatggatcaccgcagattccacaaacaacacggggtcgatactcaaacattaagacaaacaaacggagaAATCCACCGATCATCGCCAATTCCCATTACTCTATTctcacacaagaatcgactacacaccaagtgtgtagccccgcgattacccatcgcaacaggtaatcctcgccgccagtgggtgaccgcagccgatctcacctagtccagctcctcaacgagcgacaacaatctctgtcccttaatgtgcacatcccctcccgtggcgggttccacggagggcgaactagggtgtgaagccactcccgcaagtgactccaccacaatcacaaacacaagatatcacaaccatctcaacacccttacaccatcatcgtcacaacaatctccatactccgatgatcaacagataacaataatcacaacaacatgtcttacaataacaaagaaccgagtaggaaaccctaccttagaaatcaacaaAGGGGAATGAACTTGCACACTcataaaggctcctctacgaagtcttctcctataccataatcatatcacacaattacacattgcacaacccccatattcccaattccgtaattacaagaaccccaacgaatacaaacaacatagaataaaacttaccaacaagTAGGGATGAGGAATTGTACGTAAGGACTCCGACGGTTTCGCAAACAACAAAGCAATGGgatgattagggagagattagggttaacgtaaaatgatgaagtagaaatgatgttttgaaaaccgacggggatataaaataaatcttaaacgctccctaatcaaaccgtcaaaataatactgtcgatcaatactcggtcgagtaaaggtatactcggccgagtatcctctactcggtcgagtattcactatactcgccGAGTATTCATCAGTaaccaaaacaactcataacaacaacactactcggccgagtaggctctactcggtcgagtagtcaccaaagaaaatccgtagtgttacaatcttccccccttaaaaagaacttcgtcccgaagttcatactctactataaaacaaagcacaacactacagcacaagactatactaaccacacATAATAACACCAAGGAACTaaacaagtcaccacaaaagtcattatcccgactcaaagcaaacaacaaacaaaacaaaacacaaccgcgaccatctcctaccccctaaaaagacaacggttacgtccccgtaaccaaacatacctgatcaaaaaggtgaggaaaacgttctcgcatagcttccttgggttcccatgtggcttcctccacattatgattagaccaaaggaccttgagtaagaccgtctcaccattccgggtcttacgaaccttgcgatcaagaatctccttaggaatctcggcgtaggacaaggattcatcaagctcgatgttctccatttcaaggatatgcgacggatcgctcacatacttccgaagttgagatacaagaaaaacattgtgtactctatccaaagctggtggtaacgctaacctgtaggccacctcgccaacacggtccaaaatctcataaggacctataaacttttggcttagcttaccctttttcctgaacctcataacacctcgcataggtgacacttttaaaagaaccttgtcacctaccataAACTCAATGTCCTTGCGGTGCAAGTCGGGCGTAGCTCTTCCGAcgatcccgagccgctctcatcttttgccgaattaattGGATccgctcaaccatatcttgaaccaaccgtggccctaaaaccaccgtctcgtaactatcatcccaacaaaccggACTTCGCATTTCCGGCcttacaaagcttcaaaaggtgtcatcccaatgcttgtatgataatcgtattgtatgaaaactcgatcaaatcaagcctgtcttcccaatcgcccccaaagtccataacacatgccctcgatgtcctctaaggtcttgatggttcgttcTGTCACCACCATCGCTTCTTAGGGTGAAAgattgtactcatctttaaagttgtacccatcaactctcttgcctcttgccaaaacttggatatgaacctcgcatcatgatcagaaacgatatctttaggtataccatgtaaccgaaccacatgcctcccgTAACCCATTGCACAaatgcatcttagaccaagtatctttcatgggaacgaaatgagctgacttggttaaccgatcaacaatcacccaaatcatattgttaccttgttgtgacctaggtaaccccacaatgaagtccatggagatcgactcccacttctaCTCGGCATCAcaaagaccgaatcttaccttgtggtctcctttgttcacctttgaccttTTGACAGTCAAACATCCGCCACAAACTCAACTACATCTCTCTttatgtttggccaccaaaaagtcttcttaaggtctctataAAGCTTGTATCCAccggtgaaccgaataaggagtgcaatgagcctccgtcaagatcactctccgcaactcgCATCCtcagaacacaccatctcccatcaaaacgaacactcccatctggatggatagaaaacctggaagccgtcccactctctacctttgacttccactcctgaattttcggatcaagctcttgcttacttttgatgttctcatacaactctggctcgatcgtcaaatccccgatggtatccccctctcgaatcataaagatccccaaattagacatctcatccctcaacttcagcaatGACATagttgtacatagcgaatgaacgctcttcctactcaatgcatctgcaacaacattagccttaccctcgtgatagatgatctccatattataatctccaatcaactccatccaccgtctctgtcgcatgttaagctccttctgagtgtagatgtactttagactcttatgatcagagaacaccttaaaagttgctccataaaggtagtgtctccaaatcttaagagcgaacaccaCCGCACCCGcactccggatcatgagtagggtagttcccctcatattgcttcaccgcctcgaagcataggctatgactttcctcccgcatcaaaacacaaccaagaccattctttgaagcgtcggtatatacctcaaagttctcacaaccctctggcaaggctaagataggagttgtggtcaagcgttcctttagggtctgaaacgccgtctcacaactctcatcccaaacaaatctaacttccttcctcatcaaagatgtcataggccgcgctatggtagagaaatctttcacaaatcttctGTAGTAGcctgcaaggcctaagaaactccgaatctcagcaacattcttcggcgattcccacttggtaacggcctcaatcttactaggatccacggatacccccttcttagatattacatggcc is a genomic window containing:
- the LOC141632713 gene encoding uncharacterized protein LOC141632713, encoding MRKPELSGRMAKWSVHLSGYDLEFESRTAIKSRATRTLCRLTQRLRTRAEQDILNLEEDKGEQVWELHMDGASNAKGAGVGLVLKSPQGDLIVQAVRCEFKATNNEAEYEALILGLKLALDLKIRRLQVCSDSKLIVNHVNDCYEARDPRMMAYLDVAKELKNRFVTNSSEENTPDWRKPYLDWLQNDILPAYKKEKSTPRNPQSNGQAESSNKIIVENLKKKLEEIRGKWAEELPLVLWADRTTPKVEMASSLDTIDELRTSAQIRMASYRQTVARSYNKNVKVRTLQVGDLVLRKVFQNTKNQQVGKFAYNWEGPYKVESAVGNGAYRLVTLEGQMVPRSWNITHLKKYFT